From the genome of Lotus japonicus ecotype B-129 chromosome 6, LjGifu_v1.2, one region includes:
- the LOC130722521 gene encoding D-cysteine desulfhydrase 2, mitochondrial: MRNLIHSNTLQVISKPKLKTEEFIEKLLNRRWTLPCPETKIHQVIHGNGLHGRNFLLNTQPAFRDGTVEMDKQKKSFYIVRDDLLHPLINGNKGRKLDGLLPLIEDYSVTDVVTCGGCQSAHTAAIAVLCAERGIVSHLLLRGEQPEILTGYNLMSTIYGNVTYVPRTIYANREDMLKSYAKSVAGNHGSVHWFSDIIQASSNFMQMDVSTSEGNHLQKILIVNEGAGDSVALLGIIRLVQYLSQDHLLGKQRAMKFVLDAGTGTTAVGIGLAAHCLGLPWEVYAVMLADKIDGYRKQEERLTSEFKKHFNFEFSEHNLNREDAGIVHWVERGHARKFGNILEGEMEACQQIAQETGILVDPVYTLAAWETAMLLSGKEAEGGPEVVMLHTGGTLGMFGLAQRYKNYFGKLKKGVNLY; encoded by the exons ATGAGAAACTTGATTCATTCAAACACTCTTCAG GTAATTTCAAAACCAAAACTGAAAACTGAGGAGTTTATAGAAAAGTTGCTTAACAGAAGGTGGACATTGCCATGCCCTGAAACAAAAATTCACCAAGTAATACATGGAAATGGATTGCACGGTCGTAACTTCCTATTGAACACGCAGCCGGCTTTTCGTGATGGCACGGTTGAGATGGATAAACAGAAGAAGAGCTTTTATATAGTGCGGGATGATTTGTTGCACCCGCTGATTAATggaaacaaaggaagaaaactgGATGGACTACTTCCTCTGATTGAAGATTATTCCGTGACCGACGTG GTTACTTGCGGAGGATGTCAGAGTGCCCACACAGCTGCTATTG CTGTTCTGTGTGCTGAGAGAGGAATTGTATCGCATCTGCTTCTACGAGGAGAGCAGCCTGAAATCTTGACTGGCTATAACTTGATGTCTACAATATACGGAAATGTCACATATGTTCCAAGAACTATTTATGCGAACAGGGAAGACATGCTAAAGAGCTATGCTAAATCAGTGGCTGGAAACCATGGTTCTGTCCATTGGTTCAGTGATATCATTCAAGCTTCTTCAAATTTTATGCAAATGGATGTAAGTACAAGTGAGGGAAACCATCTTCAAAAGATTTTAATTGTCAATGAAGGTGCAGGTGATTCTGTTGCTCTACTAG GTATTATTCGGTTAGTGCAATACTTATCACAGGATCATTTACTTGGAAAACAAAGGGCCATGAAATTTGTTCTGGATGCTGGTACTGGCACAACAGCTGTTGGTATAGGACTTGCAGCCCATTGCTTAGG ACTCCCGTGGGAAGTATATGCAGTCATGCTGGCTGATAAAATTGATGGGTACAGAAAACAGGAGGAACGTTTGACCTCTGAATTCAAGAAGCATTTTAATTTTGAGTTCAGTGAACACAATCTAAACAGAGAAGATGCAGGCATTGTGCACTGGGTAGAGCGTGGCCATGCAAGAAA ATTTGGTAATATTTTGGAGGGGGAAATGGAAGCATGTCAGCAAATTGCCCAAGAGACTGGGATTCTTGTGGATCCTGTGTACACTTTAGCTGCTTGGGAAACAGCTATGCTTCTTTCTGGCAAAGAAGCTGAAGGAGGACCAGAAGTGGTGATGCTTCACACTGGTGGCACATTGGGTATGTTTGGGTTAGCACAGAGGTACAAAAATTATTTTGGCAAGCTCAAAAAAGGGGTCAATCTTTATTAG
- the LOC130722520 gene encoding oxysterol-binding protein-related protein 1D, which translates to MNPLCCIAPVSIDRDRPNPVVTKSPGQCQLGLDSTVRTTVNCAFRSVSSAQDSSLAGGDSVKSSTAHDDNDEEPRDSKVFAGGGGSVAGILYKWVNYGKGWRSRWFVLEDGVLSYYKIHGPDKILMSPAKDRGVRVIGEESSKFVKKANWNLNRGVSGVGGGGSTKQCKPFGEIHLKVSSVRSSKSDDKRLSIFTGTKTLHLRCVSREDRAMWIEALQCAKDLFPRALTSGDLATSEDIVVSTEKLRSRLSQEGINEAIISDCESIMLSEVSYLQGKFKFLQQKHFMLLDTLKQLETEKIELETTVVDETKERESYCGQVNRRFSDFYSVLSEGSATDSVADNESQDGADAETDDDDGAYFDTNEILYSDALRSASYRSREGIGNGSIYDRDYILYDGLHGFEKEIKDISYPFVKRRDNLPEPKEKEKPMGLWSIIKDNIGKDLSGVCLPVYFNEPLSSLQKCFEDLEYSNLVDRALEWGKQGNDLMRILNVAAFAVSSYASTEGRQCKPFNPLLGETYEADYPDKGLRFFSEKVSHHPMIVACHCEGGGWKFWADSNLKGKFWGRSIQLDPVGVLTLQFEDGETFQWSKVTTSIYNIILGKIYCDHYGTMHIKGSGNYSCKLKFKEQSIIDRNPHQVHGFVQDNRTGEKVAMLIGKWDEAMYYVLGDPTTKPKGYDPMTEAALLWERDNYVSKTRYNLSPFAISLNEITPGLSEKLPPTDSRLRPDQRHLENGEYELANAEKLRLEQLQRQARKMQERGWQPRWFKKDEDGCYRYMGGYWEEREKNNWDGIPDIFGQSCDLPSCSEETVFY; encoded by the exons ATGAATCCACTGTGCTGCATTGCTCCGGTTTCGATCGATCGGGACAGGCCGAACCCTGTGGTGACGAAATCGCCTGGTCAGTGTCAGTTAGGGCTAGATTCAACAGTCAGGACGACGGTGAACTGCGCTTTCAGATCGGTCTCCTCCGCTCAGGACTCGTCGCTCGCTGGCGGCGACTCCGTCAAATCATCAACCGCCCACGACGACAACGACGAGGAGCCTCGGGATTCCAAGGTGTTTGCTGGTGGTGGAGGTAGTGTGGCGGGGATACTGTACAAGTGGGTGAACTACGGCAAGGGGTGGAGGTCACGGTGGTTTGTGCTTGAAGATGGTGTGCTTTCGTATTACAAGATTCATGGGCCGGACAAGATCTTGATGAGCCCTGCTAAGGATAGGGGTGTGAGGGTGATCGGTGAGGAGTCGTCGAAGTTCGTGAAGAAGGCGAATTGGAACCTCAATCGGGGAGTCTCTGgagttggaggaggaggatccacCAAGCAATGCAAGCCCTTTGGTGAGATACATTTGAAG GTTTCTTCAGTTCGTTCCAGCAAGTCAGATGACAAGCGACTTTCTATATTTACTGGGACAAAAACCCTTCACTTGCGTTGCGTTTCTAGAGAAGACAGAGCCATGTGGATTGAGGCCTTGCAGTGTGCTAAAGATCTTTTTCCTAGAGCTCTAACTAGTGGCGATCTTGCAACTTCAGAAGATATTGTAGTTTCGACAGAGAAGCTCCGTTCGCGATTATCACAGGAAGGCATTAATGAAGCAATCATTAGTGACTGTGAGTCTATTATGCTCTCTGAAGTCTCTTATCTTCAAGGCAAGTTTAAGTTTCTTCAGCAGAAACATTTTATGTTGCTGGACACCTTAAAACAACTGGAG ACGGAGAAGATAGAGTTGGAAACTACTGTAGTGGATGAAACAAAGGAACGTGAGTCATATTGTGGACAAGTGAATAGAAGGTTTAGTG ATTTTTATTCTGTGTTGTCGGAGGGCAGTGCTACTGATTCTGTAGCAGATAATGAAAGTCAAGATGGAGCGGATGCTGAaacagatgatgatgatggagcATATTTTGACACAAACGAGATTTTGTATTCGGATGCCTTGAGAAGTGCTTCCTATCGAAGTCGGGAAGGTATAGGAAATGGCAGCATATATGATAGAGATTATATTCTTTATGATGGTTTGCATGGGTttgagaaagagatcaaagaTATAAGTTATCCTTTTGTTAAAAGAAGGGACAACTTGCCAGAgccaaaagagaaagagaagccTATGGGCTTGTGGTCAATTATTAAAGACAATATCGGAAAGGATCTTTCTGGAGTTTGTCTCCCTGTTTATTTTAATGAACCGCTCTCTTCATTGCAAAAGTGTTTCGAAGACCTAGAGTATTCAAACCTGGTTGATAGAGCATTGGAGTGGGGAAAGCAG GGGAATGATTTGATGCGAATACTAAATGTTGCAGCTTTTGCTGTGTCTAGCTATGCGTCAACTGAAGGCAGGCAGTGTAAACCTTTCAATCCTTTACTTGGGGAGACTTATGAAGCCGACTATCCAGATAAAGGACTTAGGTTTTTTTCTGAGAAG GTCAGTCATCATCCAATGATAGTTGCTTGTCACTGTGAGGGAGGTGGATGGAAGTTCTGGGCAGACTCTAATTTGAAAGGAAAATTCTGGGGCCGTTCTATTCAGTTAGACCCTGTAGGTGTCCTCACCCTACAGTTCGAGGATGGTGAAACATTTCAGTGGAGCAAGGTCACCACTTCCATATACAATATCATACTAGGTAAAATATATTGTGACCACTATGGTACCATGCACATCAAAGGCAGTGGCAACTACTCTTGCAAACTGAAGTTCAAAGAGCAATCTATCATAGACCGGAATCCACATCAG GTCCATGGGTTTGTTCAAGACAACAGAACCGGAGAGAAGGTAGCAATGTTGATTGGGAAGTGGGATGAAGCGATGTATTATGTACTTGGGGATCCAACTACAAAGCCAAAAGGTTATGATCCAATGACAGAAGCTGCATTATTGTGGGAAAGGGACAACTATGTTTCCAAAACAAGATATAACCTCTCTCCTTTTGCGATTTCGCTGAATGAAATAACGCCTGGTTTATCAGAGAAGTTGCCTCCAACTGACTCAAGGTTGAGACCAGACCAAAGACATTTAGAAAATGGAGAGTATGAATTGGCAAATGCAGAGAAACTGAGACTTGAACAGCTGCAGAGACAG GCAAGAAAGATGCAAGAAAGAGGATGGCAGCCCAGATGGTTTAAAAAGGACGAGGATGGTTGTTACCGATATATGGGTGGCTATTgggaagaaagagaaaagaataATTGGGATGGAATCCCTGATATCTTTGGACAGAGTTGTGATTTGCCTTCGTGTTCTGAAGAGACTGTATTTTATTGA
- the LOC130722738 gene encoding T-complex protein 1 subunit epsilon, whose amino-acid sequence MALAFDEYGRPFLILKEQEQKSRLRGLDAQKANISAGKAVARILRTSLGPKGMDKMLQSPDGDVTITNDGATILEQMDVDNQIAKLMVELSRSQDYEIGDGTTGVVVLAGALLEQAERLLERGIHPIRIAEGYEMASRISVEHLERIANKFEFGESNLEPLIQTCMTTLSSKIVNRCKRSLAEIAVNAVVAVADLERKDVNLDLIKVEGKVGGKLEDTELIYGIVVDKDMSHPQMPKQIEDAKIAILTCPFEPPKPKTKHKVDIDTVEKFQTLRKQEVKYFDDMVQQCKDAGATLVICQWGFDDEANHLLMHRNLPAVRWVGGVELELIAIATGGRIVPRFQELTPEKLGKAGLVREKAFGTTKDRMLYIEHCANSRAVTIFIRGGNKMIIEETKRSLHDALCVARNLIRNNSIVYGGGSAEISCSVAVEAAADRFPGVEQYAIRAFADALEYVPMALAENSGLQPIETLSAVKSQQIKDNNPHYGIDCNDVGTNDMREQNVFETLIGKQQQILLATQVVKMILKIDDVISPFDY is encoded by the exons ATGGCGCTGGCTTTCGACGAGTACGGAAGGCCGTTCCTCATCCTGAAGGAGCAGGAGCAGAAGAGCAGATTGAGAGGTCTCGATGCTCAGAAGGCCAACATCTCCGCCGGTAAAGCCGTCGCTCGCATCCTCCGAACCTCTCTCGGCCCCAAAGGCATGGACAAGATGCTTCAAAGCCCCGACGGCGACGTCACCATCA cAAATGATGGAGCGACAATCTTGGAGCAGATGGATGTTGACAACCAGATTGCGAAGCTGATGGTGGAGCTGTCGAGGAGTCAGGATTATGAGATTGGTGATGGGACCACTGGTGTTGTTGTGTTGGCTGGAGCTCTTCTTGAGCAAGCGGAACGGCTCTTGGAAAGGGGAATTCACCCGATTAGGATTGCTGAGGGCTATGAAATGGCATCCAGGATCTCTGTTGAGCATCTGGAGCGGATCGCAAACAAGTTTGAATTCGGAGAATCAAATTTGGAGCCTCTCATTCAAACTTGTATGACTACCTTGTCCTCTAAAAT TGTGAATCGATGTAAGCGTAGCTTGGCTGAGATTGCTGTCAatgctgttgttgctgttgctgattTGGAGAGAAAGGATGTTAACTTGGATCTAATTAAAGTAGAAGGAAAGGTTGGTGGGAAGTTGGAAGATACCGAGTTGATATATGGAATCGTTGTTGACAAAGACATGAGCCATCCACAAATGCCAAAGCAAATTGAAGATGCTAAAATTGCTATCCTGACTTGCCCCTTTGAGCCTCCTAAGCCAAAGACTAAACATAAGGTTGATATCGATACAGTGGAGAAGTTCCAGACGTTAAGGAAACAAGAAGTGAAATATTTTGATGACATGGTTCAACAATGCAAG GATGCGGGCGCAACCCTTGTTATCTGTCAATGGGGTTTTGATGATGAAGCAAATCATCTGTTAATGCATAGGAACTTGCCAGCGGTTAGATGGGTTGGTGGTgtagagttggaattgatagcTATAGCGACAG GTGGAAGAATTGTTCCTAGGTTCCAGGAGCTAACTCCAGAAAAGTTGGGAAAG GCTGGTCTGGTTCGAGAAAAAGCCTTTGGCACAACGAAAGACCGAATGCTTTACATTGAGCATTGTGCAAACTCAAGGGCTGTAACTATATTCATTCGTGGAG GTAACAAAATGATTATAGAGGAGACAAAGCGCAGCCTTCATGATGCCTTGTGTGTGGCTAGGAATCTTATCCGTAACAATTCTATTGTATATGGTGGTGGTTCAGCTGAGATTTCCTGCTCTGTAGCAGTTGAGGCTGCTGCTGACAGATTCCCTGGAGTTGAACAG TATGCTATCAGAGCTTTTGCGGATGCTTTGGAGTATGTCCCGATGGCCCTTGCTGAAAATAGTGGTCTCCAACCAATTGAAACGTTATCTGCCGTTAAGTCTCAGCAAATAAAG GATAATAATCCCCATTATGGCATTGATTGCAATGACGTGGGCACTAATGACATGCGTGAGCAGAATGTCTTTGAAACTTTGATTGGAAAGCAGCAACAGATCTTACTCGCTACCCAAGTTGTCAAGATGATATTGAAAATTGACGATGTTATTTCCCCATTTGATTACTGa